One window of the Arthrobacter sp. D5-1 genome contains the following:
- a CDS encoding DUF3566 domain-containing protein has product MSNSDSYPKPSTGVPGGLRQPSGSAQAGTPARPQQRPGTGAAGTGAAGARPATGTNSAQRPSGAPGQRPAQATQRPAGAPGQRPAQPGQRPAQSGQRPAQGAPGLVKPAPKAKVRRARLLVSKVDPWSVLKMAFLLSVALGIVTVVAAIVLWTVLDLTGIFNQVDSLLGTLAGSEGSGFELKKIASLGQVASFATIIAVVNVVLLTALSMLSAVLYNISATLVGGVGVTLTDD; this is encoded by the coding sequence GTGAGTAATTCCGACTCATATCCCAAGCCGAGCACAGGTGTCCCCGGCGGACTCCGGCAGCCCTCGGGCAGCGCCCAAGCAGGAACGCCTGCGCGGCCCCAACAGCGTCCAGGAACTGGGGCTGCTGGAACCGGCGCCGCCGGCGCACGCCCAGCAACTGGCACCAACTCCGCGCAGCGGCCCTCCGGGGCTCCCGGACAACGGCCGGCCCAGGCAACCCAGCGTCCTGCAGGCGCTCCGGGACAACGTCCGGCACAGCCCGGACAGCGCCCTGCCCAGTCAGGTCAGCGCCCCGCCCAGGGTGCCCCCGGCTTGGTGAAGCCTGCTCCCAAGGCCAAGGTCCGCCGCGCTCGTTTGCTGGTCAGCAAGGTGGATCCCTGGTCTGTCCTGAAGATGGCGTTCCTCTTGTCCGTTGCGTTGGGCATCGTCACAGTGGTGGCTGCCATCGTGCTGTGGACTGTGTTGGATCTCACAGGGATCTTCAACCAGGTTGATAGCCTCCTGGGGACCCTGGCAGGATCCGAAGGAAGCGGTTTTGAACTGAAGAAGATTGCGTCCCTCGGCCAGGTGGCATCCTTCGCCACCATCATTGCCGTGGTGAACGTGGTCCTGCTGACCGCACTCTCCATGCTTTCCGCAGTGCTGTATAACATTTCCGCAACGTTGGTTGGTGGCGTCGGCGTCACTTTGACCGACGACTAA
- the gnd gene encoding phosphogluconate dehydrogenase (NAD(+)-dependent, decarboxylating), with product MHIGLIGLGKMGFNMRQRMRNGGIEVTGFDRNPDVTDVASVDELIAALPSPRLVWVMVPSGAITDAVVTELGEKLSPGDLVIDGGNSRFTEDQKHAAALAEKGIRFADCGVSGGVWGLENGYGLMAGGADEDIELAMPVFDALRPEGERADSFVHVGGVGAGHYAKMVHNGIEYGLMQAYAEGYELLAAKDIVKDLPGTFRAWQKGTVVRSWLLDLMVKALDEDPGLASIDDYVEDSGEGRWTVEEAIANAVPAPAITAALFARFASREDNSPAMKMVSALRHQFGGHATRPAN from the coding sequence GTGCACATCGGTCTGATCGGCCTCGGCAAAATGGGTTTCAACATGCGCCAGCGCATGCGGAACGGCGGCATCGAGGTCACTGGTTTCGACCGCAACCCGGACGTCACTGATGTTGCTTCCGTGGATGAACTCATCGCAGCACTTCCCAGCCCGCGTCTGGTGTGGGTCATGGTGCCTTCAGGCGCGATCACCGATGCAGTGGTGACCGAACTGGGTGAGAAGCTCAGCCCAGGTGACTTGGTGATCGACGGCGGCAACTCACGTTTCACCGAAGACCAAAAGCACGCTGCCGCCCTTGCCGAAAAGGGCATCCGTTTTGCCGATTGCGGTGTTTCCGGAGGTGTGTGGGGCCTCGAGAACGGTTACGGCCTGATGGCAGGAGGCGCCGATGAAGACATCGAGCTCGCCATGCCGGTTTTCGACGCCTTGCGTCCTGAAGGCGAACGTGCCGACAGCTTTGTCCACGTCGGCGGTGTTGGCGCCGGCCACTACGCAAAAATGGTCCACAACGGGATCGAGTATGGCCTCATGCAGGCCTATGCCGAAGGCTACGAACTGCTGGCAGCCAAGGACATCGTGAAGGACCTCCCTGGTACTTTCCGGGCTTGGCAAAAGGGAACGGTGGTCCGCTCCTGGCTCCTGGACCTCATGGTCAAGGCGCTGGACGAAGATCCAGGCCTGGCTTCGATTGACGATTACGTCGAAGATTCCGGCGAGGGCCGCTGGACCGTGGAGGAAGCGATCGCCAATGCAGTGCCGGCGCCGGCCATTACTGCGGCGCTTTTCGCGAGGTTTGCTTCCCGCGAGGACAATTCACCGGCCATGAAGATGGTTTCTGCCCTGCGTCACCAGTTCGGCGGACACGCCACCCGTCCGGCCAACTAG
- the gyrB gene encoding DNA topoisomerase (ATP-hydrolyzing) subunit B → MANDNAETLAVEPEEETVPKPDTPAEAPREYGASDITVLEGLEAVRKRPGMYIGSTGPRGLHHLVYEVVDNSVDEALAGYCSHIEITLRADGGVRVVDDGRGIPVDIHPTEGKPTVEVVMTILHAGGKFGGGGYAVSGGLHGVGISVVNALSRRVDTEVRRQGHVWRMTFADGGKPQGELVKGEATDVTGTSQTFYPDGTIFESTEFDFETLRARFQQMAFLNKGLRITLTDERPVSRDGDDDLDLDAVATEGEVAAEHRTVVYQYPDGLLDYVKHLNSNKKVEIVHEDVIAFETEDTERHIAVEVAMQWTTAYSESVHTYANTINTHEGGTHEEGFRAAMTSLINRYAREKSIIKEKEDNLTGDDIREGLTAVISVKLSEPQFEGQTKTKLGNSEVKGFVQRVVTDQLGDWLERNPGPARDVIRKAISAAQARMAARKARDNARRKSPLESFGMPGKLSDCSSKDPSRCEVYLVEGDSAGGSAKRGRNPETQAILPLRGKILNVERARLDKALGNAEVQSMITAFGTGIGEDFDISKLRYHKIVLMADADVDGQHITTLLMTLLFRYMRPLIENGYVYLAQPPLYRIKWSNAAHDYVYSDRERDETIRKGASMNKRLPKDNGIQRYKGLGEMDYTELWDTTMDPDRRTLLQVTMDDALAADQTFSVLMGEDVESRRNFIQQNAKDVRFLDI, encoded by the coding sequence GTGGCTAACGACAATGCAGAGACCTTGGCAGTAGAGCCCGAAGAGGAGACTGTTCCCAAGCCTGACACGCCCGCAGAGGCGCCCAGGGAGTACGGTGCCAGCGACATCACCGTGCTGGAGGGCCTCGAAGCGGTGCGCAAACGCCCCGGTATGTATATCGGATCCACTGGTCCCCGCGGCCTGCACCACCTGGTCTATGAAGTGGTGGACAACTCTGTTGACGAGGCACTGGCCGGGTATTGCAGCCACATCGAGATCACCCTACGCGCCGACGGCGGCGTTCGTGTCGTAGATGACGGCCGTGGTATCCCCGTGGACATTCACCCGACCGAAGGCAAGCCGACGGTTGAAGTGGTCATGACAATCCTTCACGCCGGCGGTAAGTTCGGAGGCGGCGGCTACGCTGTTTCCGGCGGCCTCCATGGTGTGGGTATCTCCGTGGTGAACGCTTTGTCCCGCCGTGTGGACACGGAAGTCCGCCGCCAGGGCCACGTATGGCGCATGACCTTTGCTGACGGCGGCAAGCCCCAGGGCGAACTCGTCAAGGGTGAGGCCACTGACGTTACCGGAACGTCCCAGACGTTTTACCCGGATGGCACCATCTTCGAGTCCACCGAGTTCGATTTTGAAACACTCCGGGCCCGTTTCCAGCAGATGGCCTTCCTCAACAAGGGCCTGCGCATCACGCTGACCGATGAGCGTCCGGTGTCCCGTGACGGCGATGATGATCTGGATCTCGACGCCGTTGCCACCGAAGGCGAAGTCGCCGCCGAGCACCGCACTGTGGTGTACCAGTACCCGGACGGCCTGCTGGACTACGTTAAGCACTTGAACTCGAACAAGAAGGTCGAGATTGTCCACGAGGACGTCATCGCTTTCGAAACCGAGGACACCGAACGGCATATCGCCGTTGAGGTAGCCATGCAGTGGACCACCGCGTATTCCGAGAGCGTCCACACCTACGCGAACACCATCAATACCCATGAGGGCGGAACGCACGAAGAGGGTTTCCGCGCCGCGATGACGTCGCTCATCAACCGGTACGCGCGGGAAAAGAGCATCATCAAGGAGAAGGAAGACAACCTCACAGGTGATGACATCCGTGAAGGCCTGACTGCCGTTATTTCCGTCAAGCTTTCCGAGCCACAGTTCGAAGGCCAGACCAAGACCAAGCTGGGCAACTCTGAGGTCAAGGGCTTTGTCCAGCGCGTTGTCACGGATCAGCTGGGTGACTGGCTGGAGCGCAACCCCGGTCCCGCCCGCGACGTGATCCGCAAGGCTATCTCGGCTGCCCAGGCACGCATGGCAGCACGCAAAGCCCGTGATAACGCCCGCCGGAAGAGCCCGCTGGAATCGTTCGGCATGCCCGGAAAGCTTTCCGACTGCTCCTCCAAGGATCCTTCACGTTGCGAGGTGTACCTGGTGGAGGGTGACTCCGCAGGTGGTTCCGCCAAGCGCGGCCGCAACCCGGAAACCCAGGCCATCCTGCCATTGCGCGGCAAGATCCTGAATGTCGAGCGTGCCCGCTTGGACAAGGCCCTCGGCAACGCTGAAGTCCAGTCCATGATCACCGCCTTCGGAACGGGCATTGGCGAAGACTTCGATATTTCCAAGCTGCGCTATCACAAGATTGTTTTGATGGCCGATGCTGATGTTGATGGCCAGCACATCACCACCCTTCTGATGACGCTGTTGTTCCGCTATATGCGCCCGCTGATCGAAAACGGCTATGTCTACCTGGCCCAGCCGCCGCTGTACAGGATCAAGTGGTCCAACGCAGCTCACGACTACGTTTACAGTGACCGCGAACGTGATGAGACCATCCGCAAGGGTGCTTCCATGAACAAGAGGCTCCCCAAGGACAACGGCATCCAGCGCTACAAGGGTCTCGGCGAAATGGACTACACCGAGCTGTGGGACACCACCATGGATCCGGATCGCCGCACGCTGCTGCAGGTCACCATGGATGATGCCCTGGCTGCCGACCAGACCTTCTCCGTCCTGATGGGCGAGGACGTTGAATCGCGCCGTAACTTCATCCAGCAGAACGCCAAGGACGTCAGGTTCCTCGATATCTAG
- a CDS encoding DLW-39 family protein codes for MKKLLVVVAAAVAGLLVYKKAQESEARKDVWSKSTDTVD; via the coding sequence GTGAAGAAGTTGCTGGTAGTTGTAGCAGCGGCAGTCGCAGGTCTCCTGGTCTATAAAAAGGCACAGGAATCCGAAGCCCGGAAGGATGTCTGGAGCAAGTCAACCGACACGGTGGACTAG
- the gyrA gene encoding DNA gyrase subunit A gives MSDETPEVPAESTADDVVLEGDVLTDRVEQVDLQTEMQRSYLDYAMAVIVGRALPDVRDGLKPVHRRVLYAMFDGGYRPDRSFNKCARVVGDVMGTYHPHGDMAIYDALVRLIQDWTMRYPLALGQGNFGSPGNDGAAAPRYTETKMAQLAMEMVRDIDEETVDFQDNYDGKNQEPTILPARFPNLLVNGSSGIAVGMATNIPPHNLREVADGVQWALENPTATREELLEALLLRIKGPDFPTGATILGHKGIEDAYRTGRGSITMRAVVNVEELQGRTCLVVTELPYQANPDNLAIKIAELVKDGKISGIADLRDETSGRTGQRLVIVLKRDAVAKVVLNNLYKHTQLQDNFSANMLAIVDGVPRTLSLDAFIRHWVAHQMDVIARRTRYRLRKAEEEAHILRALLKALDMLDEVIALIRASNTTEAAREGLMELLEIDELQARAILDMQLRRLAALERQKIQDRHSELESMIEEYNSILASEERQRQIISEELAEIVAKHGDDRRTHILMGFDGDMSMEDLIPEEEMVVTITRGGYVKRTRSDNYRSQQRGGKGIKGAQLRGDDVVEHFFVTTTHHWLLFFTNLGRVYRAKAYELAEAGRDAKGQHVANLLAFQPDEHIAQVLDLRDYQQAPYLVLATKNGLVKKTRLEDYDTNRTAGVIAINLRDEDELVSAQLVSETDDLLLVSRKGQSIRFTATDDALRPMGRATSGVTGMKFREDDELLAADVVQDGSFVFIVTEGGYAKRTAVDEYRLQGRGGLGIKVAKLAEDRGDLVGALIVQEEDEVLVVMEGGKVVRSAVTGVPAKGRDTMGVIFAKPDKNDRIIEVARNSERGLEVEESEDGLDDDVTLAANDGAPEATVTAETENDADPETETGAELNEDNTGGNE, from the coding sequence ATGAGTGACGAAACTCCCGAAGTCCCGGCGGAATCCACTGCCGACGACGTAGTTCTTGAGGGCGATGTGCTGACAGACCGCGTGGAGCAGGTGGACCTGCAGACAGAGATGCAGCGGTCCTACCTCGACTACGCCATGGCCGTTATCGTCGGCCGCGCCCTCCCGGACGTCCGCGATGGCCTGAAGCCGGTGCACCGCCGCGTTCTGTACGCAATGTTCGACGGCGGTTACCGCCCCGACCGCTCGTTCAACAAGTGCGCCCGCGTGGTTGGCGACGTCATGGGTACCTATCACCCGCACGGTGACATGGCGATCTACGATGCCTTGGTGCGCCTGATCCAGGACTGGACCATGCGGTACCCGCTGGCACTTGGCCAGGGCAACTTCGGTTCACCGGGCAACGATGGCGCTGCTGCACCGCGGTACACCGAAACCAAGATGGCACAGCTGGCCATGGAAATGGTCCGGGACATTGACGAGGAAACCGTCGACTTCCAGGACAACTACGACGGCAAGAACCAGGAACCCACCATCCTGCCGGCGCGCTTCCCCAACTTGCTGGTCAACGGCTCTTCCGGCATCGCCGTCGGCATGGCCACCAACATTCCGCCGCACAACCTGCGAGAGGTTGCCGACGGCGTGCAGTGGGCTCTCGAGAACCCCACGGCCACGCGGGAAGAGCTTCTTGAGGCTCTGTTGCTGCGCATCAAGGGCCCCGACTTCCCCACGGGTGCCACCATCCTGGGCCACAAGGGCATCGAAGACGCCTACCGTACCGGCCGCGGCTCCATTACGATGCGCGCCGTGGTCAACGTCGAGGAACTCCAGGGCCGTACCTGCCTGGTGGTGACCGAGCTGCCGTACCAGGCCAACCCGGACAACCTGGCCATCAAGATTGCCGAACTGGTCAAGGACGGCAAGATTTCAGGCATTGCGGACCTCCGCGATGAAACCTCCGGCCGTACCGGCCAGCGCCTGGTGATCGTGCTCAAGCGCGATGCGGTGGCCAAGGTGGTCCTGAACAACCTTTACAAGCACACGCAGTTGCAGGACAACTTCTCGGCGAACATGCTGGCAATTGTCGACGGCGTTCCGCGCACCTTGAGCCTTGACGCCTTCATCCGTCACTGGGTTGCGCACCAGATGGACGTCATTGCACGCCGCACCCGTTACCGCCTGCGCAAGGCCGAGGAAGAAGCGCACATCCTGCGCGCGCTCCTCAAGGCACTGGACATGCTGGATGAGGTCATTGCCCTCATCCGCGCGTCCAACACCACAGAGGCTGCCCGTGAAGGCCTCATGGAGCTCCTCGAGATCGACGAACTCCAGGCCCGCGCCATCCTGGACATGCAGCTCCGGCGACTGGCCGCCCTGGAACGACAGAAGATCCAGGACCGCCACTCCGAGCTCGAGTCGATGATCGAGGAATACAACTCGATCCTCGCTTCGGAGGAGCGGCAGCGCCAGATCATCAGCGAAGAACTCGCGGAGATCGTGGCCAAGCATGGCGATGACCGCCGCACACACATCCTGATGGGCTTCGACGGCGACATGTCCATGGAGGACTTGATCCCCGAAGAGGAAATGGTTGTCACCATTACGCGCGGCGGCTACGTCAAGCGCACCCGCAGCGACAACTACCGTTCCCAGCAGCGCGGTGGCAAGGGCATCAAGGGTGCACAACTGCGTGGCGACGACGTCGTGGAACACTTCTTCGTCACCACCACCCACCACTGGCTGCTGTTCTTCACCAACCTGGGCCGCGTGTACCGTGCCAAGGCCTACGAGCTGGCAGAAGCTGGACGTGACGCCAAGGGCCAGCACGTGGCCAACCTGCTGGCTTTCCAGCCTGATGAGCACATCGCCCAGGTCCTTGACCTCCGGGACTACCAGCAGGCCCCCTACTTGGTGCTCGCCACCAAGAACGGCCTGGTTAAGAAGACGAGGCTCGAAGACTACGACACCAACCGCACGGCCGGCGTCATCGCCATCAACCTGCGCGACGAGGACGAGCTGGTTTCCGCACAGCTGGTCAGCGAGACCGACGACCTCCTCCTGGTGTCACGCAAGGGCCAGTCCATCCGCTTCACGGCCACCGATGACGCACTGCGTCCCATGGGCCGCGCTACGTCCGGTGTGACCGGTATGAAGTTCCGTGAAGACGACGAATTGCTTGCTGCAGACGTCGTCCAGGACGGTTCCTTCGTCTTCATCGTGACCGAGGGCGGCTACGCCAAGCGGACCGCCGTGGACGAATACCGCTTGCAGGGCCGTGGCGGCCTGGGCATCAAGGTTGCCAAGCTTGCCGAAGACCGCGGTGACCTTGTGGGTGCCTTGATCGTGCAGGAAGAGGACGAAGTCCTGGTGGTCATGGAGGGCGGCAAGGTGGTCCGCTCGGCTGTCACCGGCGTGCCGGCCAAGGGCCGTGACACCATGGGTGTCATCTTCGCCAAGCCGGACAAGAACGACCGCATTATTGAGGTTGCGCGCAACAGCGAACGCGGCTTGGAAGTCGAAGAGTCAGAAGACGGACTCGACGATGACGTAACGTTGGCTGCAAACGACGGCGCCCCTGAGGCGACCGTGACGGCCGAAACGGAAAACGACGCAGACCCGGAAACCGAAACGGGCGCGGAGCTGAACGAAGACAACACCGGAGGTAACGAGTGA
- the dnaN gene encoding DNA polymerase III subunit beta gives MKFRVDRDVLAEAVTWTARSLSPRPPVPVLSGLLLKAEAGTVSLSSFDYETSARLEIPADIAVEGTILVSGRLLADICRSLPSAPVEVETDGSKVTLTCRRSSFHLATMPEAEYPALPALPTISGTLPGDAFAQAVSQVIIAASKDDTLPILTGVRMEIEDDLITLLATDRYRLAMREVPWKPVTPGISTSALVKSKTLNEVAKTLGGSGDINLALADDDSRLIGFESGGRTTTSLLVDGDYPKIRSLFPDSTPIHATVQTQELVEAVRRVSLVAERNTPVRLAFTQGLLNLDAGTGEDAQASEELEAQLSGEDITVAFNPHYLVEGLSVIETKYVRFSFTTAPKPAMITAQAEADGDDQDDYRYLVMPVRLPN, from the coding sequence GTGAAGTTCAGAGTCGACCGCGACGTCCTGGCAGAAGCCGTTACGTGGACCGCGCGGTCGTTGTCTCCGCGGCCGCCAGTACCCGTGCTCTCCGGCCTCCTCCTCAAAGCTGAGGCAGGAACGGTCAGCCTCTCGAGCTTTGACTACGAGACTTCGGCACGCCTGGAAATTCCGGCAGATATTGCTGTTGAGGGCACCATTTTGGTCTCGGGACGCTTGCTGGCCGATATCTGCCGCAGCCTTCCGTCAGCTCCCGTGGAAGTCGAAACCGATGGCAGCAAAGTGACTCTCACTTGCCGTCGAAGCAGCTTCCATCTCGCAACCATGCCCGAGGCTGAGTACCCGGCACTCCCCGCACTTCCCACCATCAGCGGCACGTTGCCCGGCGATGCTTTCGCCCAGGCTGTTTCCCAGGTGATTATTGCGGCCAGCAAGGACGACACCCTCCCGATCCTGACCGGCGTGCGCATGGAGATCGAGGACGACCTCATCACGCTCCTTGCCACCGACCGTTACCGCCTCGCCATGCGCGAAGTCCCTTGGAAGCCTGTTACTCCCGGGATTTCCACCAGCGCCTTGGTCAAATCCAAGACCCTGAACGAGGTAGCCAAGACCCTCGGCGGCAGTGGCGATATCAACCTCGCCCTTGCAGACGACGACAGCCGGCTCATTGGCTTCGAAAGCGGTGGACGCACCACAACGTCACTCCTGGTGGATGGCGACTACCCCAAGATCCGTTCGCTGTTCCCGGATTCCACACCCATCCACGCCACGGTTCAGACCCAGGAACTGGTTGAAGCCGTTCGGCGTGTTTCCCTGGTAGCCGAGCGGAACACTCCGGTCCGACTCGCCTTCACCCAAGGACTCCTGAACCTCGACGCCGGTACCGGCGAGGACGCCCAGGCTTCCGAGGAGCTCGAGGCACAGCTTTCCGGCGAAGACATCACCGTGGCCTTCAACCCGCATTACCTCGTTGAAGGTCTGAGCGTTATCGAGACCAAGTACGTTCGCTTCTCCTTCACCACCGCCCCCAAGCCGGCCATGATCACGGCCCAGGCAGAGGCGGATGGCGACGACCAGGACGACTACCGCTACCTCGTGATGCCGGTTCGCCTTCCCAACTAA
- a CDS encoding DciA family protein — protein MAKDSRDGLQPGRDPDEIDAAQAALNRMREAAAARGEVRQRAPRPGSAPQRKGIRDTRGFAKFHGSGRDPLGLGNVVGRLVAERGWTSPVAVGSVMAEWETLVGTDISAHCTPESFTDTTLHVRCDSTAWATQLRLLSTSLLEMFRNELGEGVVTSIQVLGPSAPSWRKGGRSVNGRGPRDTYG, from the coding sequence ATGGCGAAGGATAGCCGCGACGGTCTTCAACCCGGTCGCGATCCGGATGAGATTGATGCTGCCCAGGCGGCGTTGAACCGAATGCGCGAGGCCGCGGCTGCACGCGGCGAAGTACGGCAGCGCGCACCCCGGCCAGGGTCTGCCCCCCAGCGCAAGGGAATCCGGGATACCAGGGGTTTTGCGAAATTCCACGGCAGCGGCCGGGATCCTTTGGGACTCGGCAATGTGGTGGGCCGCTTGGTGGCTGAGCGCGGATGGACGTCCCCTGTGGCTGTTGGATCCGTAATGGCGGAGTGGGAGACACTTGTTGGGACGGATATTTCCGCCCACTGCACGCCGGAGAGTTTCACTGACACTACGCTCCACGTTCGCTGCGATTCCACGGCGTGGGCGACGCAGCTCCGCCTGCTCAGCACGAGCCTCCTGGAGATGTTCCGCAATGAACTGGGTGAAGGAGTGGTGACCAGCATCCAGGTCCTGGGTCCTTCGGCTCCAAGTTGGCGTAAAGGCGGGCGCAGCGTCAATGGTCGCGGCCCGCGCGATACTTACGGCTAA
- the recF gene encoding DNA replication/repair protein RecF has translation MYLEHLSLADFRSYAQVDLKLGPGVTVLVGSNGIGKTNLMEAIGYLATLSSHRVSTDAPLLRFGAERAMIRAKLVRGEQSTVLELEINAGRANRGRINRGNPVRARDILGICHTVLFAPEDLALVKGDPSNRRRFLDELLVILVPRHAATRSDYDRVLKQRNALLKSARTGKFSAGHEATLDVWDQHMARAGAELLHARLELVERLRPHLNSAYAQLTDGSKEAGAVYRSTIQGVLDDDGGPADHGTEPSASVDDLRLLSVDELTERYIQAFAASRKKELERGISLVGPHRDELELVLGQAPAKGYASHGETWSMCLSLRLASYYVMLDDARTGGTAPILILDDVFAELDVQRRRKLAAIVAGAEQVLVTAAVDADIPEELAGRRVTVVPGGIDGEG, from the coding sequence GTGTACCTCGAACATCTTTCGCTGGCTGATTTCCGCAGCTATGCCCAGGTTGACCTGAAACTTGGCCCTGGCGTGACTGTCCTTGTGGGATCCAATGGAATCGGCAAGACCAACCTGATGGAAGCCATTGGATATTTGGCGACGCTGAGCTCCCACCGCGTCAGCACGGACGCGCCTTTGCTCCGTTTCGGTGCGGAACGCGCCATGATCCGCGCCAAGCTGGTCCGCGGGGAACAATCCACGGTTCTCGAACTGGAAATCAACGCCGGGCGGGCCAACCGGGGCCGTATCAACCGCGGAAACCCGGTGCGGGCCAGGGACATTCTGGGGATCTGCCATACGGTGTTGTTTGCGCCGGAGGACTTGGCTCTGGTCAAGGGCGATCCCTCGAATCGCCGCCGTTTCCTGGATGAGCTGCTGGTCATCCTCGTGCCACGGCATGCTGCCACGCGAAGCGACTATGACCGCGTCCTGAAGCAGCGCAACGCCCTGCTGAAATCCGCCCGGACGGGAAAATTCTCGGCGGGTCATGAGGCAACCCTGGATGTTTGGGACCAGCATATGGCCCGGGCCGGCGCCGAACTGCTCCACGCCCGTCTGGAACTGGTGGAACGTTTGCGGCCCCACCTGAACAGCGCCTATGCGCAGCTGACCGATGGATCCAAAGAGGCGGGGGCGGTCTACCGCTCAACCATCCAGGGCGTCCTGGACGACGACGGCGGTCCAGCCGACCACGGTACGGAACCTTCGGCGTCGGTTGACGACCTCCGGCTGCTGTCCGTGGATGAACTCACCGAACGCTACATCCAGGCTTTCGCAGCATCGCGGAAAAAGGAACTGGAACGCGGCATCTCCCTGGTGGGTCCGCACCGCGATGAACTGGAACTGGTGTTGGGCCAGGCTCCAGCTAAGGGTTATGCGTCCCATGGTGAAACATGGTCCATGTGCTTGTCCCTGCGCCTTGCTTCCTACTACGTGATGTTGGATGACGCCCGTACGGGTGGAACCGCTCCGATCCTCATTCTGGACGATGTTTTCGCTGAGCTTGACGTCCAGCGGCGGCGTAAACTGGCTGCAATAGTGGCCGGTGCCGAGCAAGTGCTGGTGACTGCCGCCGTCGATGCCGATATCCCCGAGGAGCTGGCCGGACGGCGCGTAACCGTTGTTCCGGGAGGCATCGATGGCGAAGGATAG